The following coding sequences are from one Clostridioides difficile ATCC 9689 = DSM 1296 window:
- a CDS encoding helix-turn-helix domain-containing protein — protein MEHYEKKVSFLGENIQTIRKHRGMKQQELADKIGINMQSLSKIERGVNYPTFDTLEKIMDVLGVTPNELLSGEWKYVNQAEKEVCQFLRIEERLNAELKHGHYDNFFDSEEEWLEYELEKLREYITDYINGKSIVASDLYPIKEFIQHLKFQKLLERYDDLYSMDMFGESIEGHKYRTPYQVVKMINPNAKEDMELLREVLKNNHFDDEDE, from the coding sequence ATGGAGCATTATGAAAAGAAAGTTAGTTTCTTAGGAGAGAACATACAAACCATAAGAAAACACAGAGGAATGAAACAACAAGAACTTGCGGATAAAATCGGTATCAATATGCAGAGCCTTTCCAAGATTGAACGTGGCGTGAATTATCCTACCTTTGATACGTTAGAGAAGATAATGGACGTGCTGGGAGTAACGCCCAATGAATTATTATCGGGAGAATGGAAGTATGTTAATCAAGCCGAAAAGGAAGTCTGCCAGTTTTTAAGAATTGAAGAACGATTAAATGCAGAACTAAAACATGGACATTATGACAACTTCTTTGACAGCGAGGAAGAATGGCTGGAATATGAGTTGGAAAAGTTACGGGAATATATTACCGACTACATCAACGGGAAAAGTATTGTAGCGTCCGACCTTTATCCAATCAAAGAATTTATCCAGCATTTGAAATTTCAAAAACTGTTAGAACGCTATGATGATTTATACAGCATGGATATGTTCGGGGAAAGCATAGAGGGACATAAATATAGGACACCTTATCAAGTCGTAAAAATGATAAACCCAAATGCAAAAGAAGATATGGAATTATTACGGGAAGTATTGAAAAATAACCATTTTGATGATGAGGACGAATAA